From Narcine bancroftii isolate sNarBan1 unplaced genomic scaffold, sNarBan1.hap1 Scaffold_289, whole genome shotgun sequence, one genomic window encodes:
- the LOC138750877 gene encoding octapeptide-repeat protein T2-like, with protein MVGKEKKGESKEGEREKGREREKGREKMERERGKRKVEREKGERKGGERKGERERGGERERGREKRGERKGREKGERERGREKG; from the exons AAAAGGGTGAGAGcaaagaaggggagagagaaaaggggagagagagagagaaaggaagagagaaaatggagaga gaaagggggaagaggaaagtggagagagaaaagggggagaggaaagggggagagagaaagggggagagagaaaggggg GGGGagcgagaaagggggagagagaaaaggggagagagaaaggggagagagaaaggggagagagaaagggggagagagaaagga